One window of Populus nigra chromosome 5, ddPopNigr1.1, whole genome shotgun sequence genomic DNA carries:
- the LOC133695119 gene encoding galactan beta-1,4-galactosyltransferase GALS1, with the protein MRKDCQPPSSGATVSKLPACFETKPLVATLLALTLVMLLWNLPPYYQNLLSTTTRPSCSAPETTVSLSNTSSSFTSTSLSDQKYLSSSSSSSSNADPNKRIFQAYGNAAALFVQMGAYRGGPTTFAVVGLASKPIHVFRLPWYKCEWISNNGSSIRAKAYKMLPDWGYGRVYTVVVVNCTFPVNPNQDNAGGRLMLNAYYDESQRKYEKFTALEELPGSYNESKFRPPYQYEYLYCGSSLYGNLSASRFREWMAYHAWFFGPSSHFVFHDAGGVSPEVRAALDPWVRAGRATVQDIRGQAEFDGYYYNQFLVVNDCLHRYRYTANWTFYFDVDEYIYLPEGNTLESVLKDFSNYTQFTIEQNPMSSALCFNDSTQDYPRQWGFEKLLFRESRTGIRRDRKYAIQAKNAYATGVHMSENVIGKTLHQTETKIRYYHYHNSIQVPGELCREFLPLSAKNNVTWYNGLPYVYDDNMKKLASTIKDFERNTIGNVQAYS; encoded by the exons ATGAGAAAGGACTGCCAGCCTCCCTCCTCCGGCGCCACAGTGAGCAAATTACCAGCATGCTTCGAGACAAAGCCCTTAGTTGCCACATTACTAGCCTTGACCTTGGTTATGCTCCTTTGGAACCTCCCTCCTTACTATCAAAACCTCCTCTCCACTACCACACGGCCCTCTTGCTCAGCCCCAGAAACCACCGTCTCCTTATCAAATACTTCCTCTTCGTTCACCAGTACCTCATTATCTGACCAAAAGTATTTATCCAGCTCGTCATCATCCTCATCTAACGCCGACCCAAACAAGCGGATCTTCCAGGCCTACGGAAACGCCGCCGCTCTCTTTGTTCAGATGGGTGCATACCGAGGAGGACCGACCACCTTTGCTGTGGTTGGCCTGGCTTCGAAGCCCATTCACGTGTTCAGGCTTCCCTGGTACAAATGCGAGTGGATCTCTAACAATGGCTCTTCTATAAGGGCCAAGGCTTATAAGATGCTTCCTGACTGGGGCTATGGTCGTGTCTACACAGTGGTGGTTGTGAATTGCACCTTCCCTGTCAATCCAAATCAAGACAATGCGGGTGGAAGGCTCATGCTTAATGCCTATTATGACGAGTCTCAGAGGAAGTACGAGAAATTCACGGCATTGGAGGAACTACCTGGCTCTTACAACGAGTCTAAATTCCGCCCTCCTTATCAGTACGAGTATCTTTACTGCGGGTCTTCTTTGTACGGGAATTTGAGTGCGTCGAGGTTTAGAGAATGGATGGCTTACCATGCCTGGTTCTTTGGACCCAGCTCTCATTTCGTGTTTCACGATGCCGGCGGTGTGTCTCCTGAGGTGAGGGCTGCTCTTGACCCTTGGGTTCGTGCTGGGAGGGCTACTGTTCAGGATATAAGAGGGCAAGCTGAGTTTGATGGGTATTACTATAACCAATTTCTGGTGGTGAATGACTGCTTGCATCGCTACAGATACACTGCTAATTGGACATTTTACTTTGACGTGGATGAGTATATCTATTTGCCCGAGGGGAATACTTTGGAATCTGTTTTGAAGGACTTCTCTAATTATACCCAGTTCACCATTGAGCAGAACCCAATGTCCAGTGCACTCTGCTTCAATGATTCCACTCAGGACTATCCCAG GCAATGGGGATTCGAAAAACTTTTATTCAGAGAATCAAGAACTGGGATACGAAGGGATCGCAAGTACGCAATACAGGCTAAGAATGCATATGCTACAGGAGTGCACATGTCGGAGAATGTAATTGGCAAAACCTTGCACCAGACTGAAACAAAGATTCGATATTACCACTACCACAATTCCATACAAGTACCAGGCGAACTGTGCAGAGAATTCCTTCCTCTATCAGCAAAGAACAATGTGACTTGGTACAATGGGCTCCCTTATGTGTATGACGATAACATGAAGAAGCTGGCCAGCACCATCAAGGATTTTGAGCGCAACACAATTGGGAATGTACAGGCTTACTCATGA
- the LOC133695120 gene encoding protein VACUOLELESS GAMETOPHYTES-like → MRSSSNKPSMKKTSSFILNKPPNNYNPMEHPKPNPPRPRPPPPPPPPPVRNIEYPASPQIILGEETPRHTSHPQHPLSQVEVSDLFTCSGCKEYGSGFRFTCQQCEFQLHVFCALAPPLLKEHPFHRQHQLSLHSKPVKGGILKSKCDVCWKPTKGYTFRCNACSYQMHPCCAMLSDPINITVHPHPLKLLPANVTNSPNGDSASGFVCGECKRKRSGRVYRCTVCEYHLHAVCAKNMVNGLEANGIKGPEKPSMLGTAARLASQVFSEFIGGIIEGLGEGVGEMFIQTITRGRRPAVNNNSD, encoded by the exons ATGAGATCATCTAGCAACAAACCATCAATGAAGAAGACCAGTTCCTTTATCCTGAATAAGCCCCCTAATAATTATAATCCAATGGAACACCCAAAGCCAAATCCTCCTCGTCCtcgtcctcctcctcctcctcctcctcctcctgtaCGGAACATCGAATACCCCGCCTCTCCTCAAATTATATTGGGAGAAGAAACACCTCGCCATACTAGTCACCCCCAACACCCTCTATCTCAGGTTGAAGTGTCTGACCTATTTACCTGCTCAGGTTGCAAGGAGTATGGCTCAGGCTTTAGGTTTACTTGCCAGCAATGCGAGTTTCAGTTACACGTGTTCTGTGCCCTAGCTCCTCCACTTCTTAAGGAGCATCCTTTCCACAGGCAACACCAACTTTCCCTTCATTCTAAACCAG TAAAAGGTGGGATTTTAAAATCCAAGTGTGATGTTTGCTGGAAGCCCACAAAAGGATACACTTTCAGATGCAATGCTTGCAGCTATCAGATGCACCCTTGCTGCGCTATGCTATCCGACCCAATTAACATTACGGTACATCCACACCCCTTAAAGCTCTTACCAGCCAACGTAACCAATTCACCAAACGGAGACTCTGCTTCTGGTTTTGTCTGTGGTGAGTGCAAAAGGAAGAGATCAGGCCGAGTGTACCGATGCACGGTCTGTGAATACCATCTGCACGCTGTGTGCGCTAAAAACATGGTTAATGGTCTTGAAGCCAATGGTATAAAGGGACCTGAAAAGCCCAGCATGCTAGGAACTGCAGCTCGACTTGCATCTCAGGTCTTTTCCGAATTCATTGGAGGCATCATTGAAGGGCTCGGAGAAGGTGTAGGAGAAATGTTCATTCAAACTATCACCAGAGGAAGGCGCCCTGCAGTGAATAATAATAGCGATTGA
- the LOC133695400 gene encoding squamosa promoter-binding-like protein 14 yields MEKVGAQVAAPMFIHQALSSRYCDLASMAKKRDLSYQMPNFQLQQHHFLETSLEKNWNSKAWDWDSVGFVARPSDAAETSRLGTASRETKKKDESDYKTKSNSANEDDGLGLNLGGSLTSVEEPVSRPNKRVRSGSPANGSYPTCQVDNCKENLTTAKDYHRRHKVCEVHSKATKALVGKQLQRFCQQCSRFHPLTEFDEGKRSCRRRLAGHNRRRRKTQPEDVTSRLLVPGNQDINSNGNLDIVNLLTALARSQGRTDDKSTTCTTVPDKDQLIQILSKINSLPLPMDLAAKLSNIASLNGKNPDQPSSAHQNRLHGTASSSSTMDLLAVLSATLAASAPDALAILSQRSSQSSDSDKSKLTGSNQVTRSDLQKRSNVEFPSLGGERVSYCYESPVEDSDCQIQESRPNFPLQLFSSSPDNDSPPKLASSRKYFSSDSSNPIEDRSPSSSPPVVQKLFPLQSTAETMKSEKMSISREVNANVEGSRSHACVLPLELFRGSNREPDHGSFQSFPYQGGYTSSSGSDHSPSSQNSDSQDRTGRLIFKLFDKDPSHFPGTLRTQIYNWLSNSPSEMESYIRPGCVVLSVYLSMSSAAWEQLERNLLQQVNSLVQDSDSDLWRSGRFLLNTGGQLASHKDGKIRLCKSWRTWSSPELISVSPVAVVGGQETSLQLKGRNLTSPGTKIHCMHMGGYTLKEITDSTSPGSIYDEINMGGFKIHGPSPSILGRCFIEVENGFKVNSFPVIIADASICKELRLLESEFDEKAKVGDIVSEEQAHDLGRPGSREEVLHFLNELGWLFQRKRESSILEVPDFSLSRFKFLLIFSVERDYCVLVKTILDMLVERNMCRDELSKESLEMLSEVQLLNRSVKRSCRKMVDLLIHYSIVSLDNSSRTYIFPPNVRGPGGITPLHLVACASGSDGLVDALTNDPHEIGLSCWNSLLDANGQSPYAYALMTKNHSYNLLVARKLADKINAQVSVTIGNEIEQPAVEQEHRAISQFQQGRKSCAKCAIVAAKLHKRVPGSQGLLQRPYVHSMLAIAAVCVCVCLFFRGAPDIGLVAPFKWENLDFGTI; encoded by the exons ATGGAAAAGGTGGGTGCGCAAGTAGCTGCTCCCATGTTTATTCACCAAGCACTTTCTAGTAGATATTGTGATTTGGCTTCCATGGCAAAAAAACGTGATCTTTCGTACCAGATGCCCAATTTTCAGCTCCAACAACATCACTTTCTTGAGACTTCTTTAGAAAAAAACTGGAATTCTAAGGCTTGGGATTGGGATAGCGTCGGTTTTGTTGCTAGACCTTCTGATGCTGCTGAAACTTCACGTTTGGGAACTGCATCTAGAGAGACTAAGAAGAAAGATGAGAGTGATTATAAGACCAAATCCAACTCTGCTAATGAAGATGATGGTCTTGGCTTGAATCTAGGTGGGAGTTTGACTTCTGTTGAGGAGCCTGTATCAAGACCCAACAAGAGGGTCAGGTCTGGATCCCCTGCCAATGGTAGTTATCCAACGTGTCAGGTCGATAATTGCAAGGAAAATCTAACTACTGCTAAGGACTATCATCGCCGTCATAAGGTGTGCGAAGTTCATAGTAAAGCCACGAAAGCCCTGGTGGGAAAGCAATTGCAGAGATTTTGTCAGCAGTGCAGCAG GTTTCATCCTCTTACTGAGTTTGATGAGGGAAAGAGAAGTTGTAGGCGTAGGCTTGCTGGGCACAACCGACGAAGGAGGAAAACCCAGCCTGAGGATGTTACATCACGGCTACTAGTCCCTGGAAACCAGGATATAAACAGTAATGGAAACTTGGATATTGTAAACTTATTGACTGCTTTGGCTCGCTCTCAAG GGAGGACCGACGATAAAAGTACCACCTGCACAACAGTACCAGATAAAGACCAACTTATTCAGATTCTTAGCAAAATAAATTCACTGCCTTTGCCGATGGATCTTGCTGCAAAGTTGTCAAATATTGCAAGTTTAAATGGGAAAAATCCCGACCAACCTtcatcagcgcatcaaaacagATTGCATGGAACTGCATCTTCTTCATCAACCATGGACTTACTTGCTGTACTTTCAGCCACTTTGGCCGCATCTGCTCCAGATGCTCTTGCAATTTTATCTCAAAGAAGCAGTCAGAGCAGTGACAGTGACAAGTCTAAGTTGACGGGTTCCAATCAAGTGACTCGTTCCGATTTACAGAAGAGATCTAATGTAGAGTTTCCTTCTTTGGGCGGTGAGAGAGTTAGTTACTGCTACGAGTCTCCTGTTGAAGATTCAGATTGCCAGATTCAAGAATCCCGTCCTAACTTTCCGTTACAGCTGTTTAGCTCGTCGCCTGATAATGATAGCCCTCCAAAACTAGCATCTTCTAGGAAATATTTCTCTTCTGACAGCAGTAATCCCATTGAAGATAGGTCTCCATCATCTTCTCCTCCTGTAGTGCAGAAGTTGTTCCCATTGCAGAGTACTGCAGAAACTATGAAGTCTGAGAAGATGTCAATCAGTAGAGAGGTGAATGCAAATGTAGAAGGTAGCAGGAGCCATGCCTGTGTTTTGCCGCTCGAGCTCTTTAGAGGTTCAAACAGAGAACCTGACCATGGTTCATTTCAAAGTTTCCCTTATCAAGGAGGATATACGTCTTCTTCTGGGTCTGATCATTCACCTTCTAGTCAGAATTCTGATTCTCAG GATCGCACTGGGCGACTAATTTTTAAACTATTCGATAAGGATCCCAGTCATTTCCCTGGGACATTGCGCACACAG ATATACAATTGGCTTTCTAACAGTCCATCAGAAATGGAGAGCTACATAAGGCCTGGCTGTGTGGTTCTATCAGTATATCTGTCAATGTCATCTGCTGCCTGGGAACAA CTTGAAAGAAACCTGCTTCAGCAAGTCAATTCTCTGGTTCAAGATTCAGATTCTGATTTATGGAGGAGTGGAAGGTTTTTGTTAAATACAGGCGGGCAGCTAGCATCACATAAAGATG GAAAGATTCGTTTGTGCAAATCATGGAGGACATGGAGTTCCCCAGAGTTGATATCAGTCTCCCCAGTGGCAGTTGTTGGCGGGCAAGAAACCTCTCTTCAGTTAAAGGGAAGAAATCTGACCAGTCCGGGCACCAA GATTCATTGCATGCACATGGGAGGATACACATTGAAGGAAATTACGGACTCAACTTCTCCAGGATCCATATACGATGAGATAAACATGGGTGGTTTCAAAATTCATGGTCCATCTCCTAGTATTTTAGGTCGATGTTTCATTGAG GTAGAAAATGGTTTCAAGGTCAACAGTTTTCCTGTAATAATAGCTGATGCTTCCATCTGTAAAGAATTGAGACTCCTTGAATCAGAGTTTGATGAAAAGGCTAAGGTAGGTGATATTGTGTCAGAAGAACAGGCTCATGATTTGGGGCGACCTGGATCAAGGGAAGAAGTTTTGCATTTCTTAAATGAACTTGGATGGCTATTCCAAAGGAAGAGGGAGTCTTCAATTCTTGAGGTTCCAGATTTTTCACTTAGCCGCTTCAAGTTTTTGCTCATTTTCTCAGTTGAAAGAGACTATTGTGTGTTGGTCAAAACAATTCTGGACATGCTGGTAGAAAGAAATATGTGTAGGGATGAGCTATCTAAGGAGTCATTGGAGATGCTGTCTGAGGTTCAGCTCTTGAACCGGTCAGTGAAAAGGAGCTGCAGGAAAATGGTGGACTTGCTTATTCATTATTCTATCGTCAGCCTTGATAATTCCTCCAGAACTTATATTTTCCCACCAAATGTTAGGGGGCCTGGTGGTATTACACCTTTACATTTGGTTGCTTGTGCATCAGGTTCAGATGGTTTGGTTGATGCCCTGACAAATGACCCACATGAG ATTGGGCTGTCCTGTTGGAATTCTCTTCTGGATGCAAATGGCCAGTCTCCATATGCCTATGCTCTCATGACAAAAAACCACTCTTATAACTTATTGGTGGCTCGTAAACTTGCTGACAAAATAAATGCCCAGGTTTCTGTGACAATTGGAAATGAGATAGAACAACCAGCGGTGGAGCAAGAACATAGGGCAATTTCACAGTTTCAGCAAGGGCGTAAATCCTGTGCTAAGTGTGCAATTGTAGCGGCTAAGCTCCACAAGAGGGTTCCAGGTTCACAGGGCTTGCTTCAGCGTCCCTACGTTCATTCAATGCTAGCTATTGCTGCTGTCTGTGTTTGTGTCTGCCTGTTCTTCCGAGGTGCCCCAGACATTGGCTTAGTTGCTCCCTTCAAATGGGAGAATTTGGATTTTGGAACCATTTAG
- the LOC133694644 gene encoding chlorophyll a-b binding protein 7, chloroplastic isoform X2, translating into MVMALAVAVVHPHASFSASSSSFFAHQRVPRILLSKSRSNSSNSTSLPASICKASWQELAGVVIFSAIPFTAVKAIANSPLGESLQRRLEERKKLAVQQSSKFKALAQKARKESFWYGEERPRWLGPISYQYPTYLRGELPGDYGFDVAGLAEDPVAFQTYFNLIPFLCSFEILHARWAMLAALGALIPEVLDLSGAFHFIEPVWWRVGYSKLKGDTLDYLGIPGLHFAGGQGVLVIAFCQAILMVGPEYARYCGIEALEPLGIYLPGDINYPGGILFDPLNLSKDPVSFEELKVKEIKNGRLAMVAWLGFYIQAALTGKGPIENLVEHISDPLHHNLFSTLKLV; encoded by the exons ATGGTCATGGCTCTGGCAGTGGCAGTAGTGCATCCACATGCTTCCTTTTCTGCGTCTTCCTCGTCTTTCTTCGCCCATCAAAGAGTCCCCCGCATCTTGTTGTCCAAATCTCGAAGCAACTCCAGTAACAGTACCAGCCTACCAGCTTCCATCTGCAAAGCTTCATGGCAAGAG CTTGCTGGAGTGGTGATATTCTCAGCAATTCCATTCACGGCTGTGAAAGCCATCGCCAATAGCCCACTTGGAGAGTCTCTCCAGAGGCGATTGGAAGAGAGGAAGAAACTTGCCGTTCAACAATCTTCCAAGTTCAAAGCTTTAGCCCAAAAGGCCCGTAAAGAGAG CTTCTGGTATGGAGAGGAGCGCCCTAGGTGGCTCGGTCCCATTTCGTACCAGTACCCAACATATCTTCGTGGAGAGCTGCCAGGGGATTATGGCTTTGATGTTGCGGGTCTAGCTGAGGATCCGGTAGCTTTCCAGACATACTTCAA TTTGATTCCATTTTTGTGCAGCTTTGAAATACTTCATGCTCGCTGGGCTATGCTTGCTGCTCTCGGTGCTCTGATTCCAGAAGTATTGGATTTGTCAGGTGCCTTTCATTTCATTGAGCCTGTATGGTGGCGAGTTGGCTATTCAAAGCTTAAG GGAGATACACTAGACTACCTTGGCATCCCTGGACTCCACTTCGCCGGGGGGCAAGGGGTGCTTGTAATTGCTTTCTGTCAAGCCATACTAATG GTTGGGCCGGAGTATGCAAGATACTGTGGAATTGAGGCTTTGGAACCTCTGGGAATTTATTTGCCAGGAGATATCAATTACCCTGGGGGAATCCTCTTCGATCCCTTGAACCTCTCCAAAGACCCTGTATCTTTTGAGGAGTTGAAGGTGAAGGAAATTAAGAATGGGCGCCTAGCAATGGTTGCCTGGTTAGGCTTTTACATCCAAGCAGCTTTGACTGGTAAAGGGCCCATTGAGAACCTTGTCGAGCACATATCAGATCCCCTTCACCACAATCTGTTTTCCACGCTCAAGTTGGTGTAG
- the LOC133694644 gene encoding chlorophyll a-b binding protein 7, chloroplastic isoform X1 — protein sequence MVMALAVAVVHPHASFSASSSSFFAHQRVPRILLSKSRSNSSNSTSLPASICKASWQELAGVVIFSAIPFTAVKAIANSPLGESLQRRLEERKKLAVQQSSKFKALAQKARKESFWYGEERPRWLGPISYQYPTYLRGELPGDYGFDVAGLAEDPVAFQTYFNLIPFLCSFEILHARWAMLAALGALIPEVLDLSVCINLQEIFVFKDIPNSLFLGDTLDYLGIPGLHFAGGQGVLVIAFCQAILMVGPEYARYCGIEALEPLGIYLPGDINYPGGILFDPLNLSKDPVSFEELKVKEIKNGRLAMVAWLGFYIQAALTGKGPIENLVEHISDPLHHNLFSTLKLV from the exons ATGGTCATGGCTCTGGCAGTGGCAGTAGTGCATCCACATGCTTCCTTTTCTGCGTCTTCCTCGTCTTTCTTCGCCCATCAAAGAGTCCCCCGCATCTTGTTGTCCAAATCTCGAAGCAACTCCAGTAACAGTACCAGCCTACCAGCTTCCATCTGCAAAGCTTCATGGCAAGAG CTTGCTGGAGTGGTGATATTCTCAGCAATTCCATTCACGGCTGTGAAAGCCATCGCCAATAGCCCACTTGGAGAGTCTCTCCAGAGGCGATTGGAAGAGAGGAAGAAACTTGCCGTTCAACAATCTTCCAAGTTCAAAGCTTTAGCCCAAAAGGCCCGTAAAGAGAG CTTCTGGTATGGAGAGGAGCGCCCTAGGTGGCTCGGTCCCATTTCGTACCAGTACCCAACATATCTTCGTGGAGAGCTGCCAGGGGATTATGGCTTTGATGTTGCGGGTCTAGCTGAGGATCCGGTAGCTTTCCAGACATACTTCAA TTTGATTCCATTTTTGTGCAGCTTTGAAATACTTCATGCTCGCTGGGCTATGCTTGCTGCTCTCGGTGCTCTGATTCCAGAAGTATTGGATTTGTCAG TTTGCATCAATCTTCAAGAGATATTCGTGTTTAAAGATATTCCTAATTCCCTATTCTTG GGAGATACACTAGACTACCTTGGCATCCCTGGACTCCACTTCGCCGGGGGGCAAGGGGTGCTTGTAATTGCTTTCTGTCAAGCCATACTAATG GTTGGGCCGGAGTATGCAAGATACTGTGGAATTGAGGCTTTGGAACCTCTGGGAATTTATTTGCCAGGAGATATCAATTACCCTGGGGGAATCCTCTTCGATCCCTTGAACCTCTCCAAAGACCCTGTATCTTTTGAGGAGTTGAAGGTGAAGGAAATTAAGAATGGGCGCCTAGCAATGGTTGCCTGGTTAGGCTTTTACATCCAAGCAGCTTTGACTGGTAAAGGGCCCATTGAGAACCTTGTCGAGCACATATCAGATCCCCTTCACCACAATCTGTTTTCCACGCTCAAGTTGGTGTAG
- the LOC133694644 gene encoding chlorophyll a-b binding protein 7, chloroplastic isoform X3 → MVMALAVAVVHPHASFSASSSSFFAHQRVPRILLSKSRSNSSNSTSLPASICKASWQELAGVVIFSAIPFTAVKAIANSPLGESLQRRLEERKKLAVQQSSKFKALAQKARKESFWYGEERPRWLGPISYQYPTYLRGELPGDYGFDVAGLAEDPVAFQTYFNFEILHARWAMLAALGALIPEVLDLSVCINLQEIFVFKDIPNSLFLGDTLDYLGIPGLHFAGGQGVLVIAFCQAILMVGPEYARYCGIEALEPLGIYLPGDINYPGGILFDPLNLSKDPVSFEELKVKEIKNGRLAMVAWLGFYIQAALTGKGPIENLVEHISDPLHHNLFSTLKLV, encoded by the exons ATGGTCATGGCTCTGGCAGTGGCAGTAGTGCATCCACATGCTTCCTTTTCTGCGTCTTCCTCGTCTTTCTTCGCCCATCAAAGAGTCCCCCGCATCTTGTTGTCCAAATCTCGAAGCAACTCCAGTAACAGTACCAGCCTACCAGCTTCCATCTGCAAAGCTTCATGGCAAGAG CTTGCTGGAGTGGTGATATTCTCAGCAATTCCATTCACGGCTGTGAAAGCCATCGCCAATAGCCCACTTGGAGAGTCTCTCCAGAGGCGATTGGAAGAGAGGAAGAAACTTGCCGTTCAACAATCTTCCAAGTTCAAAGCTTTAGCCCAAAAGGCCCGTAAAGAGAG CTTCTGGTATGGAGAGGAGCGCCCTAGGTGGCTCGGTCCCATTTCGTACCAGTACCCAACATATCTTCGTGGAGAGCTGCCAGGGGATTATGGCTTTGATGTTGCGGGTCTAGCTGAGGATCCGGTAGCTTTCCAGACATACTTCAA CTTTGAAATACTTCATGCTCGCTGGGCTATGCTTGCTGCTCTCGGTGCTCTGATTCCAGAAGTATTGGATTTGTCAG TTTGCATCAATCTTCAAGAGATATTCGTGTTTAAAGATATTCCTAATTCCCTATTCTTG GGAGATACACTAGACTACCTTGGCATCCCTGGACTCCACTTCGCCGGGGGGCAAGGGGTGCTTGTAATTGCTTTCTGTCAAGCCATACTAATG GTTGGGCCGGAGTATGCAAGATACTGTGGAATTGAGGCTTTGGAACCTCTGGGAATTTATTTGCCAGGAGATATCAATTACCCTGGGGGAATCCTCTTCGATCCCTTGAACCTCTCCAAAGACCCTGTATCTTTTGAGGAGTTGAAGGTGAAGGAAATTAAGAATGGGCGCCTAGCAATGGTTGCCTGGTTAGGCTTTTACATCCAAGCAGCTTTGACTGGTAAAGGGCCCATTGAGAACCTTGTCGAGCACATATCAGATCCCCTTCACCACAATCTGTTTTCCACGCTCAAGTTGGTGTAG
- the LOC133694644 gene encoding chlorophyll a-b binding protein 7, chloroplastic isoform X4, whose amino-acid sequence MVMALAVAVVHPHASFSASSSSFFAHQRVPRILLSKSRSNSSNSTSLPASICKASWQELAGVVIFSAIPFTAVKAIANSPLGESLQRRLEERKKLAVQQSSKFKALAQKARKESFWYGEERPRWLGPISYQYPTYLRGELPGDYGFDVAGLAEDPVAFQTYFNFEILHARWAMLAALGALIPEVLDLSGAFHFIEPVWWRVGYSKLKGDTLDYLGIPGLHFAGGQGVLVIAFCQAILMVGPEYARYCGIEALEPLGIYLPGDINYPGGILFDPLNLSKDPVSFEELKVKEIKNGRLAMVAWLGFYIQAALTGKGPIENLVEHISDPLHHNLFSTLKLV is encoded by the exons ATGGTCATGGCTCTGGCAGTGGCAGTAGTGCATCCACATGCTTCCTTTTCTGCGTCTTCCTCGTCTTTCTTCGCCCATCAAAGAGTCCCCCGCATCTTGTTGTCCAAATCTCGAAGCAACTCCAGTAACAGTACCAGCCTACCAGCTTCCATCTGCAAAGCTTCATGGCAAGAG CTTGCTGGAGTGGTGATATTCTCAGCAATTCCATTCACGGCTGTGAAAGCCATCGCCAATAGCCCACTTGGAGAGTCTCTCCAGAGGCGATTGGAAGAGAGGAAGAAACTTGCCGTTCAACAATCTTCCAAGTTCAAAGCTTTAGCCCAAAAGGCCCGTAAAGAGAG CTTCTGGTATGGAGAGGAGCGCCCTAGGTGGCTCGGTCCCATTTCGTACCAGTACCCAACATATCTTCGTGGAGAGCTGCCAGGGGATTATGGCTTTGATGTTGCGGGTCTAGCTGAGGATCCGGTAGCTTTCCAGACATACTTCAA CTTTGAAATACTTCATGCTCGCTGGGCTATGCTTGCTGCTCTCGGTGCTCTGATTCCAGAAGTATTGGATTTGTCAGGTGCCTTTCATTTCATTGAGCCTGTATGGTGGCGAGTTGGCTATTCAAAGCTTAAG GGAGATACACTAGACTACCTTGGCATCCCTGGACTCCACTTCGCCGGGGGGCAAGGGGTGCTTGTAATTGCTTTCTGTCAAGCCATACTAATG GTTGGGCCGGAGTATGCAAGATACTGTGGAATTGAGGCTTTGGAACCTCTGGGAATTTATTTGCCAGGAGATATCAATTACCCTGGGGGAATCCTCTTCGATCCCTTGAACCTCTCCAAAGACCCTGTATCTTTTGAGGAGTTGAAGGTGAAGGAAATTAAGAATGGGCGCCTAGCAATGGTTGCCTGGTTAGGCTTTTACATCCAAGCAGCTTTGACTGGTAAAGGGCCCATTGAGAACCTTGTCGAGCACATATCAGATCCCCTTCACCACAATCTGTTTTCCACGCTCAAGTTGGTGTAG